Genomic window (Equus asinus isolate D_3611 breed Donkey chromosome 13, EquAss-T2T_v2, whole genome shotgun sequence):
CGCTTATCAGTCACAAACACAGGCGCCTGCTGCCTGGTactctctattctcttccctGTGAGGCGTCTGGAGTTGGAATATCAGTTTTGCAAGGAGGAAGCAGGGACGCTTCAGTACCAAGTGGCAGCTGTTTGGCCTGCAGGATGCCTGCCTGCTCTGTCGCAAGGTTCTCTGTGCCAGGAGATGCCACACAATGGGATGTTTTCTAGTCCCTCCAGCTCTGCCAGCTTTCCTCTCTGCCCTGCTCACcatcccccctccaccccccgccccccccccccccagctgccACTCCAGCCAGGGAGCACCCTCCGAAGGCTCAAAGAAGAGCCATGCGGACAGCCAGGCTGCTCTTCCTTCCTGGGGCCACCACTAGCTTGGCTGCTTCCAACGAGGAACCACTGAGCCTGGGGTTGGGAGGCTCTCAGGTTTCCCTGGTTCACAGGCAGGAAGTACAGTTTTGGAAGGAGTTTGATGGACCTCAGGATAGAAAGACtggaaaaatacagagaattacCAGTAGCCCCATTTGGcttccccatcttcctccctccAAACCTGGGAAGGTAAAGGGGACGAGAGGCAGCCAGCCCCAAGTGCCCACTTTCCCAGGCCACAGCTGGGAACACTTAGGGCTCCCCACAGAGCAAGGGCTGGGACACAAGCCACATGGTCACCTGACGGCTGCTAGTTATATTGGGCACCAGGCGTCAGGCACCCCCTTGGCCTTGCTTTAAATAGCCCACTGAGAAGACCGCCTGGGATCTGCTGCTATGTGCCTCCTTCTCTTAGGAGAACAAGGCCCCTCCAGCTCCCCAAGGTCCTCACTAACGCTCATTCTGCTCAAGCCCAAGCTGGAAATGACAAAATGTCAACTGAAAAGCAAAGGTGGCTCCTCTTCAGCCTTTGGGGCAAAGCAGCCATGTCCAGCAACCCCACTTAGTTCATAGCACAGACGGGACCCAGTGAGCAGACCTGGGTAAGACCCCAGGGTGGGTACGGCTGGCTAGTTCAGGTCCCCAGAGAGGCCCTGGGTACAAAGCTGACTCTGTCTATGTCCGTGGCCTGCCGCTGGTGTGGACTGACACTCCCAGAGTGGAGCCTGGGTCCTCTGGGCACGAATCTGCAGCTTTCTGATTTCCTAATGTCTCAAGATGGCTGACCTATAGCTGAAGCTTCTGCTCCACACACCTCGCCTTTACTGCACAGCAAATTCAGCCTCGGCCcaaccttcctcctcccctcctgcccgcTCTGGAGACCGCACCCTCAGACTGACCTGGGGTCTCCACACCCTTCTCGCTCACAGGTGGAGGCGCCCCCTCTGCGAGCCCTCCCGGCTCTCTGGGCGTGGTGGCAGCACAAGTGAGAAAGCTCCCCCTGCCCACCGCCCTCTGCCCACTTCCTCTTTTAAGGAGTGTCTCTGATGGCTACATTAGGCAGTGCAGGCACGAGGCCAACCTGGCTGAAAAAGCCAGACCAAGTGTAGacgaagagggagaagaaaaagcagcCCAGCTCCTGAGCCCGGTGTAAACTCTCCTCCAGGGCTTCGGTCAGCAccgccacctcctccaggaatgAGGCCAGCAGGCGGGCTCCCATCCTCCTGGAAACCTGGGGAGTGGGGATGCCCAGGGACCCCAGAACAAGGGAGGGGACCACCTCCTTGTGCAAGTCTACTCCACTGGTCAGCGGAAGGAAGTCTCTTCGGGTGACCAGAGGAGAGGGGTCCTATGTTCAGGAAGGAGTTCGATGAACAAGAGATAGACACACAAGACCCATCCCTTTGGTGACGAGTACCACCTGTGGTTCTCAAAGAGCAGGTGCGGCCCCGGCCTGGTGAGTGATGCGCCTGATAAAAGCAGTGCTCCAGACTCAGGAGTGTGGGGTCGGGCTGATAAGGTGGAGCCCACCTGCCTTCAAAGGGCTCTGACCTTCCAGTTCCTGTGCTGAGCCTACTGCACGGGTGGTGCACTCAGTGGGCTGCTCTGGGACTGACTTATCTTGCTGGTAAGGAGCAGGCTGCCAGAGACAGGCCTCCATCGAGAGACAGCGTTGGGCAGTAGGGGGAGCGCTGGCTGGGCCcgtcctgctgtgtgacctcgaaGAAGTCACATACTCTTTCCAGTCTCAGTTTCCCCGTATGTAAGAGGAGTCAGGGGTGGATGACCCGTGTCATTCTAGGATTCTAGCCTCTTAGTACATTTGGAAACTGGGATCCTAATCTGCTTTGCAGAAACGTGCTGACCCTTGGGTAGGGCACGAGGGAAGTTAGAAGACCTAACTCCAAGGAGCCTCCCACTTTTGACAGGAAACCAGTGAATATTCCATGGAGCCATCATGAGCCTGCTACCCCCATCATCACTTAAAATAACAGCTCCCCATCTCCAGCTTGCCCCCTACCACTTCCTTCATTTCACACACCGTAAACATCCTGAGAAGGAAGGACACAGACGAAACTCCCCAAAGGTATTTGGGGAGGGTCAGGTGACAGTATATAGGGGGGTGCAACTCCCTGAAAGGCTGCCTCAACTCTCCTGAGCTGGCCAGACCCCACCCAGAGGGGAATCACATGCGCTGGGCACctccctgtgccaggctctgtgctggctgCTGTTCTGTGCTGCCAGGTGGTTAATCCTCCAACAGCCTTGAAAGACAGACAGCTCATCTTCATGTAAAGAAGAAGGGCCATGTGGACAGCCAGGCTGCTCTTCCTTCCTGGGGCTAGGGGAAGCCACCACTAGCTTGGCTGCTTCCAACAAGGAACCACTGAGCATGGGGTTGGGAGGCTCTCTGGTTTCCCTGGTTCACAGGCAGGAAGTACAGGTTCACAGGCAGGAAgactcagagaaatgaagtgatTCGTCGTCGATGTAATGAAAGCAGGAAGGGGGCAGGCGGTATTCAAATGCAAGACATTTCAAACAATGTTCTCTGGGGGGCAGCTGACCCATGAGAGCAGTTTCCTTGTGGAGAAGGAGATGCAAAAGGTGCACACCAGTGCCCTCCACGTACTGAAGGACTCTAACGCAGAAGAGGGGTGCAAGTGTCCTAAGCGACCACAGGTGGGACTAATGAGGTCACTAGGAGGTCCCATCTTCTCACAGTCAGAACTGCCCCAAGAAGGAATGGAGTGGGCTGCTGTAGCAGGCAGGAATCCCCACCTCACCCAGAGAGGCTCAGCTAAGGCTGCGCGCCACAGGGAGGGCAAGGAGCCAAGGGCAGGGTAGCTCGAGCAGATGACCTTcaaggcagctctagggcagctatgctgtggcagaaGCACTGGGAGTGACCGGCTTCACAGACTGCACCATCTCGGGGAGAACCTGCCTGGCTGAGACCAGCGACAAGGCAGTGGTAACTAGAGCCCAAAGTCTGGCACAAGCCCCTGGCCACCTCTTAACTGCCCTGGATTAGGGCTGCCTTGGTGAGCAGGTTCAGGCTGGGCTGGTTCCTCTCTGAAGAGGCCCTGGCTTCCTCATGCCCACAGttgaggaggaaggggaaagcaACTCTGATGTACAACATGCCCCCACTCCTAGACTCCACCTGGACCTTCACCTTCAGCCTCTTGGGTACCCTAGGCAGGCCTGGAGGGCTGAGCTGCCACAGacctggggcggggtggggctgCAGAGGGGACTGTCCTGGTCAGGGCAGGGGGCAGATCCGAgccagcaggggaggggctgacTAAACCAGCCCTGGGATGCCTGATCCCATTGAGAAGCCTCCTTGGGAAAAAGTGGAGGGACACAgtgtcttctcttcctccataCAGGACAGAGAACACCGTGTGAGTAAAGAAATTGGGCTGGTGGGAGAGgtggggggccctggggctgaccTTGGCCAGAAGGCCCCATGAGCCTGCTCTTAGGAGAACCTGATCCTTCTGCCCCCACATACGACAAAAGGCAAGAGCACTGGGCTGGAGTCCTGAAGCCCAGTCTCCCTGCCAGGGAACCCAGGGGAGGCACCCAAAGTCCTGAATGACACACGGGCCACCAGGGAAGCTGCACCAATCCAAGGCACCCGGGCAAAACCTAGGAGTGGTGTCTGAGACAAAGGAATGTAACAGTGAAGTCACCGCACCTCACGGTCAGAAACCTTGGCTAACCTTGGCCAGGTGGCAGACCCCTCCTGTGTCCACTTCTGCCGAGCTGCCCCCACAGTAGGGCCTCAGGCTCACTGTCATCACCACCTTCCCTCACCCTGAGCAGTGCCAGCTATGTGGGGGCTGAGGGCCACCACTGGGCAGAGGGGCCCTAccagctcccttcctcccttgTGAGCCACCAGGGGTGTGATGGGTGAGACCTGACAAACTCGTCCAACGGGTTGCGGGTGGGTGAGAGGGTGGATTCTCTGAAGCCAGCCCCATGGGGACTCCACGTCCTCTCTCTGCTCAGAGCAGCCCGACAGGAACCTGGCGCAGCATGGCAGCCACCAACTTTGTGCAGGAGATACACTCCATGGGTGAGAGGCTGCTGCTCAAGCTGCAGAGGCTGCCCCAGGCCGAGCCCGTGGAGATCGTGGCCttctcagtcctcctccttttcacAGGTAAGGTGGGGCTCTCAGAGTCTCCTGAGTGCCCATGGCTCTTCCTGGCATCCAGGAGAGACGAGACCCTGGTGCAAGAGGGCTGGCAGAGGTAGCTGGATGTCccccaggcaggaggaggaggagacatcTCTCGGGGGAAGCCAAGGAGTTTCCCCCAATCCTCTGACATGCTGCTCGAGTGATGGGGTGGCGCTGGGAACCAGGACCCAGAGGCATCTCCAGCATCCCAACCCAGGGATGAAGGGAGCAAAGCTCTGGGCAGCAGAGGAGGCACCACCGGGAGGTCAGAGCCCTGGTGGCCGGCACGAGGACAGTCAACACCTCTTGTCAGACTCTCGGGTATTTCTGACCGCAAAGCCAGACCTTTGGGCAAGGTCCTCCACACCTCCAGAGGGGCTTCTTCAGAAGTTGGGTGGgtgttctccctcctcccccaccgcTGAGTTTCCTGTGctgtctgcttctctctgccaATCCTCCAGCCACTGTTCTGGTGATGCTGCTTAttgcctgcagctgctgctgcactcactgctgctgcccagagCAGAGGGGCAGGAAAGTCCAAGTGAGGCCCATGTCCCCAGCGTGAGGGACATAGATGACCGAGGAGACCCTAGAGAGGAGACTGCCAAAGTCACAGCCCAGGGAGCAGCCTGGCCCTGCAGCCCTCACCCTTGACGACAGAGATCGATcaccccagctctggccctgcccAGGAACCCAGACACTGACACCTGGAGCCTCATCAAGGAAATAAGGTCTGTTTCAGCCACAAAACTCTCTCATCTCTCAGCGAACACTGGGTCCCGAGGAGGAGTCAACTGTTGCAAAGACTGAGTAAGCCACTGGGAATTCTTTGCCTGCCTGCACTTTCTAACAAAACATGGAAGTGGGGTCCCCATACCTGGGTGGAGAACAGCCCACACCTGTGAGGAGCTGGCCCTCGGGGCTCCCACACCAAAGAGGAGCAGGCCAATCAGAGGGACTTTGTGCAATGGTGACTGGAGCCCAAGCTCCCTGCCAGAGAGGGGGCATGTCAGTATTCTGTTACAGTATTGGTCTGTTTGTTTCCCAGTAAAAGCTTTTGGATTATGTGTTTCTGTGGCGCAGActccctgggctgggctctgTGCATTGGGAGGGCAATGTGCCAGAATTCCAGGGGCGTGGCCACCGACTGTCCTTTCCAGGCCTCTGCTCTCCCCGTGCCCAGGAAAGCTGGAAAAACACGCAGGCAGGAATGCCATTCAGGAGGGAATGCCACAGAACAGGGGAGGCATGCAGTGAACTTCCTGTCGAGCACTAGATACTAACAAACTCTGGCTCCCAGATGCCCACTCTGCAGTGAGGAGGCAGGTGCTGGGCTTGGGAACACCCCTTAACAGTTTCCACTCCCATTATCTGTAGCCTGCACACTCCACACTAGCAGGCTCAGGCCACCGGGTCTTCTCAAACTTCTGGAGTAAGAGAAGAGAGGTCAGGCCCCTAGTATCATCCCTAACCTGCATCCTGACCCCTTCGCCCTTTCCGCCTTTGTGTGCCAGACTGTCCAGGTGCAAATCCTCGCCCTGccactcatcagctgtgtgaACGCAGGTTAGTGACTCCACCTCACCTCACCGAGCCATGTTTCCTCCCCTGTGAGGTGGGGCTCATCCTGGTAACTGCCTCCTGGGGTAGGCTTGTGAGGATAAACTAGGATGACCTCCATCCAGCACTTGACACAGTGCTGGGCATACCTATGAGCTCTGTAGATATAAACTGTCGTCATTATTTGCCCTTCTACACAAGGGACTGACCCAGAGCAACACGGACCCATTTTAAGGGCTGGTCCTGCTGAAATGTGAgacctccctgcctctctcccttcagtttattttctcttccagaGAACTTTCCAGGTAGAGCTACCACCCCAGGAATGAGggtaggggaggcaggaggctccCGTGGTCCCTCCCCCTTCTTCCCCACTGGTCCCCCAGAGCCATAAAGAGGTTTGCATTTtttgtggactaagagaacagtttagtggctaccaggggaaaggtggggtggggggtgggcacaaagggtgaagtggtgcacctacaacacgaatgacaaacattaatgtacaactgaaatttcacaagattgtaacctatcattaactcaataaaaaaaaaaaagaggtttgcATTTTTTACATGCCTCTGTCATCCTGGCCTGCGCAGCCTGGGGGCAGAGCACCGGCTACCCCAGAAAACAGGGAGTGGAGAGGGGATGATGGCCCCTGCTACTCCCCCCAGCTCCAGCTGGTAGCCAGGAGGGAGAGGCTCTTCGTTCTTGGGCTGGTTTCACTTCTTGGTGTCCATGGACTCGTCTGACAGGTTTGGTTTGGGTTGAAGACCCAGAGAAGTGCTttcacacaaaagaaaagaaattcaagaatctGCCTGTACCCTCCGCTCCACCACCACAAAAGAATGGGTTTCagaataataatgatgacaataatcacagtaataataatgaagaTGGTGACGATGATAAAGATAGCTAAAATTCACTGTGGGCCTATGCGTGCTCAGGCATTGTTTGAAGCATTTTGATAGCAGataaattcatttaattatcacaacaaCCTCAATGCTGCAGAtcccattattatccccattttagagatgagcaaaATGAGCCTTAGCTGACACTAGGTAACTTACCTAAGTTCAACCAGCTcaaaagtggcagagccagcctcTGGGCCCAGCCTGTGCACTCCAGAGCTCCTGCTCACCAcacccagggccccaggcctCCCAGGTGCAGGACAGATAAGGCTCTGATTCCATTATCTTCCATCAGCCAACCCCAGATCCCAAACAGCCACACCCCAAACTCTATCTCAAAATAACCTTCCTAGGAGTGGGTGGGGCCCAAGAGGTAAGAGCTGGGGTGAGGCCCAACTAGGTCTCCCTCCCAGAGGAACaacagagggaggtgggagggaccGGATGGGAAGCACTGCTCTTTTCAGTCCCAGCACCCCAGGAAGCCCTCAGTTCAGGAGATGCTCCAACAGGGCAGCAGCCCAATTCCCAGAGGACCTTTCCTTAAGCAAGTTTTCATCAGCATCAAGAATGTCCCTTCCTCGGGGTGGCTGAGGCTGAGTCTCTTTGCTAGAAAAGATTCTGGCTCCCTGGTCCAGCTGCCAAGAGGCAGGGACACGGGCAGCCCTCAACACCGACAGGCTGACTGGCCGAGTCATTCACATTTTCCTCCTCCAGCCCAGGCAGTATCTCACTGCTGAGTCCAAATAAGATGCTGTCCCTGCCCTCAGAAGGCTTACTGCTTCCCACTCCATGGTAAATTGGCACACACTGAGCCCCATCACCAATGGCTCTTCCCAGCTTTCGGGCCAAGTCCTGAGTAGGCTTCAACTCTACTCAGCTTAACAAACCAGATCTGCTCCAGGATGACAGCAGCTTGGTAAACTCGGGGCATGGGTCTTCTctggggaagatgggcatagagAGGAGGCAGTAATTCCCCCTGTGGTAAAGAATAAACAGAGAGGTACAGCAAGATGCTGGTGGCCATGGAAGGTGTGGCCGACAGGCTGTCCGAGCCTCAGAGACCATCTGGCTGACTCTGGCTGCCATGCCACCCTGGACCAAGCTAATCAACGTTTGCCTGTGGTCACTGTAGCAGCGTCCGAGCCAGTCTCTGAGCTGATCTTACCAGCCTCTTCgtgcctcccagcctgtggcctcGGCTCCACCACATAGTGGTCTCTCAGTTCCTCAAAAGGGTTTCACTCTActcttaagatctgtgcattttacgTCTGTATATCAAGCCTTATCAGAAACTACAGCAAGGCTACCGGAGCAAGAATCTCATAGCAAAACTTGGCAGAGAGCATACAAAAGAGTCTTCTCAAACATTAACATTTCAAAGCAACCTACAATAAAAATCTTCATGATGACATATTTGCTTATGGGTAATACTAATTCCAGACCATAAAAAACTGAGGACAAATTTTGTCCTTAAAAACAGTTTTCTCACTCTCCTAGGGACTTGCTGCCTGCCAAACACTGTCCCCTAATGCCCTTACATGGCCTTCACGTCTCAACTTCAACACCACTCCTCACAGGGGAATCCCCTCAGCCCCCAGGCCAGGCTATGCCACAGGTACCAACAGCATTCCCTCCCACTTCCCTCCACATGCTcttcatggtgatcatttcagtAGAATTTTCTGATTGGGGCCAGCGGTTAATTGAAAAAGTCGGTTAAAATAACTTTTGTGTATATGACATACATTCTCTACGCATCTCATTTTAAATGGAAACACACTCATGCACATTCCTtgaccaatctttttttttttaaattgagttaatgataggttacaatcttgtgaaatttcagttgtacgttaatgtttgtcagtcatgttgtaggtgcaccacttcaccctttgtgcccaccccccaccccacctttcccctggtatccactaaactgttcttagtccataattttaaattcctcatatgagtggagtcatacacagattatccttctctcgttggcttatttcacttaacataattccctcaaggtccatccaagttatTGCAAATCCTTGGCCAATCTTTTTGACGTCACGCCagggtcttttctctgtgtgggTTTATTGACCAGAGCTCCTACATTATCTATTGactaaattttacatttctttaaagcTGAATAAGAACTTAAATATATCTGCAAAGAAATCTGAGTGTGAAATCCTTCTGGATTTTTACAAAATGTTTACAGTTGTCTTGTCCACATCTATTTCGACAGGATTATCATTTGAGTCATTCCGAAGTCATTCCAAAGTGGTCAAATACATGTTTATAAAAACAACTCTCTCGCTGCACTCACTCTGAGATACAGCTCAAAGCCTCAGAGCTCAGAGTGTGGCGCAGGTGAACAGCTGGGTTCAAACCCCGACGCAGTTACttcctagctgtatgacctttggtaagttacttaacttccgcGCCTGTTGCCTAGCTGTAAAATTGGGGTTTCGGCTATTActgctgtttcattttttatgtcATGTTAAGTGCAATTATGTAATTACAACAAGTACAACTGCCACAAACAGGTTTGGGAACAAACAGCTGACTCTTGATAAGCATCCAACTTCACTGATGAAGCGGAAGTACAAGGGTATATTAGAGACCAGCCCACTGGCTGGGAGCATTTAGCAGGCCAAGTATTAGTCAGTGTGTTTTACAGAAGGAACTGGGAAGCATCAGGTAAGCCAGGGGTCAATTAAGCCCATGATAGTTAAGAAGGACTTTACTGGCTTGCTCATCATCTGTCtccaaccctggctgcacattagaatcacctggcaTGTTACAAAGCACAGGGCTCCGATATGCCCAGAGACGGACGCAAGTGATATGAGGTGGAGCTTGGACACAGGCACTTAGAAAAGCTCCTAGAGATTCTACAAAGAAGGCTAAAGACCGGcacaccagaatgtaagctctgggagggcagggcctgCCCTCTTGGGTTCACTACTGCTCTCTTGGTTCACCACTGGACACGCAGCACCTCACGCAGTTCCCAGCCACCACAGGCACTCGCATCCTATCTTTTAAAGGAGCAATGGTGGCCACTAGGTTTCAAATGCCAGGACACACAGGCTCCATTCCCTCTTCCTAGCTGCCCTATCAACCAGTGGGTAGGAACCAAGCACACGAAGCAGCTGAGGCTGTGCCTGAGAGGCAGACAAAGGCACCGAGGGAGAAGTTAGGCCTCTGCAGGAACCCGGGGCCTCAAGGGTGACAAACGCTTCAACACAGAAAGTAGTTCCAGGAGGTGCCAGCAGGAGCTGCAGTTAATCATTTACCTGGCACCACAGGAAGGGGGCAGCCTGTGTGGCAGTTTCTGCCCCAGGGCTTCCCAAGCTCCAGGCAGGGCCTTTCAGTCGACAAGTCATCTAGACAGAGAGGAGGGGCCGGACCCAGCCACGGGTGAGGCGGATCTACCTctgtccccacccaccccaaGTCTGACTTCTCTCAGCGAGGACACCTCAACACACGTGCCCTGAGCAGCCCCCCAAAACGACATCACAAAAGGGCAGAACACAGCTGAGGGGGTAAGTATGAAAGGCAGAAAGGGAATAGCAGTTGCTAGGCAACGGGCCCTAGCCCACCTCTCTTTGCTCTGGTGACAGCAATGAGGTCTGGTCAGGGCCACTTGGCAATGCGTACACTTTTGTCCCCCCAACAGTCGCTTCTTCAAGTCAGGGTGCAGCTCTGGTCACCTGGTGCCTCTTCAGCTCAAGCCCCGCAAAGCGTGGGGCCTGAAGCATTCCCTGATCCGCCTGTTCTTAGGAGACGGGAGTGTTAACAGCAGAACCAGGTAACGACTCCTTCCACGACTCCGTTCACTCTGCCGTTACTCCTGTACTCCGCACAGGCTCGCAGCCTGCTGAGTTGAGCTATGTTTCAAGGTTAGTCAGTCCTCCTGTTTTCAGCTGCTTCTAAGGAAGGTGACTGAGGTCTCAGCTCGAGTCAGTCCACTCCCCAGCTCCTACGCTGATCTCTCAAAATGCTTCCCAAAGGTTTGGCAGGAGAAACAGGAAGGATCTAGAGCAGTGCTTTTTAGATTCTAGCCGAGTAGGTATCAGGAATGGGGGAGAAAGTCCTTGCTCACACCAGGGCTGTTTAGGAAAGGACTGGAGAATCCAGAGGCAGCCTCCAGGAAGAATCCAAGGGCCCCCTCTCTTGATGCCAGTCCCTGTTCCTATTTCTATAGAGGAGGAAAGTCCATTTGCCGCTTGCTGGAGGCAATGAGCCCAAAGACCCGCCATCCCTGCAGTGTCCACCAGGTGCACAGGTGGGCCAGCTGTTCTCTGAGATTGCTCCAGAGGGCACAGTTGGGGGGTAGAGAGTAGCGCCTGGGACAGGGCCTTGGAAAGGCCCCTGTACTCAGGGCCTCTGTCCCTTCTTTTCTAGGTTCGCATGGACAAACTGATAACAAAGCAGAACCTCACCTGGAATGATGAGTTCTGGGAGAACCCCTGGGACAAGGGGGCCCTGGCAGTCATCATCTTATTCATTGCCACGGTTTTGCTTCTCATCTTGTTTGCTATTGTATTTGGTTTACTCTCTCCACTTGACGTCAACCAGTATGAAGACTCATGACCTGACTTTCTTGGGGCCACAAAGGGGGCTACCTGTCATATACTCTCAAAAAACCATGTACCTTTTCTTCAAAGCCCCTTCAATAGTCTGGAATTAtacattttctttgtgattatctGATAAGTGCCTGTCTTCCCCACTGGACCAAGCACCATCAAAGC
Coding sequences:
- the SMIM5 gene encoding small integral membrane protein 5, producing MAATNFVQEIHSMGERLLLKLQRLPQAEPVEIVAFSVLLLFTATVLVMLLIACSCCCTHCCCPEQRGRKVQVRPMSPA
- the ERLN gene encoding small integral membrane protein 6, coding for MDKLITKQNLTWNDEFWENPWDKGALAVIILFIATVLLLILFAIVFGLLSPLDVNQYEDS